The following coding sequences lie in one Ostrea edulis chromosome 8, xbOstEdul1.1, whole genome shotgun sequence genomic window:
- the LOC130049651 gene encoding uncharacterized protein LOC130049651, with amino-acid sequence MRRSTSHALRVSDYFLYLKASLAEKFHHSLLSPVSTKREKKKFSLMILVLGMSLCEDTPVCNCENSLGIATCRHVLACPEYVKVAIVECEIDDILLKPGFELDQVMIHGVCSNLTQYLNLCRRQIKEIRLMSNGKRVLCSGLCLFFKMILFLSTLGNTTERNSLSSVTDSVTKFDTLNTSDESTHPYSSLVTLSLTSSISHESTISKTETTTLLPTSVHTNDSHAFNISHNESSFLAPHSTNQLFVEPFINQTTPTARNATRFLTNDILSSGSTPSSHNFNNSAHPTSINTTVYITKHPTITTYNRTRFIANDTTFPQDSIRSVHMTTTPPIKKMTDMTTPTIEPIVNTNKTKIAHSLGMRHDKLIYILLIAPILLLTCLFLYIIIKKKM; translated from the exons ATGCGCCGCTCGACCAGCCACGCTCTTCGGGTCAGTGATTACTTCCTGTACCTCAAGGCCAGTCTCGCAGAGAAATTCCACCATTCCCTCCTTAGCCCAG TATCAaccaagagagaaaaaaaaaagttttctttGATGATTCTTGTTCTTGGGATGAGTCTGTGTGAGGATACTCCGGTGTGTAACTGTGAAAATTCTCTAGGAATCGCGACATGTCGTCATGTACTGGCCTGTCCTGAATATGTAAAAGTGGCCATAGTAGAGTGTGAGATCGACGATATATTATTAAAACCTGGGTTTGAACTTGACCAAGTGATGATCCACGGTGTGTGTAGCAATTTGACACAGTACCTTAATTTGTGTCGCCGACAGATCAAGGAAATAAGACTGATGTCCAACGGCAAAAGAGTTCTTTGTTCAg gtttgtgtttatttttcaaaatgattcTTTTCCTTTCAACTTTAGGTAATACAACGGAAAGGAACTCGTTGAGCTCTGTAACAGACAGCGTAACAAAATTTGACACCTTAAACACATCAGATGAATCCACACACCCTTACTCTTCACTTGTAACACTCTCTCTGACATCTTCCATTTCGCATGAATCTACGATATCAAAAACCGAAACCACGACTTTATTACCTACTTCTGTACATACTAATGACTCTCATGCCTTCAATATTTCCCATAATGAAAGCTCCTTCTTAGCCCCACACAGCACTAACCAATTATTTGTCGAACCTTTCATTAATCAGACCACACCCACTGCACGCAACGCTACTCGATTTTTAACCAATGATATTCTTTCCTCTGGAAGTACTCCCTCCtcccataattttaacaattctGCACACCCGACTTCCATAAATACTACTGTTTACATTACTAAACATCCCACAATCACCACATATAATCGTACAAGATTTATTGCTAATGACACCACCTTTCCGCAAGACTCTATCAGATCTGTACACATGACTACGACTCCCCCTATTAAAAAAATGACGGACATGACGACACCTACGATCGAACCGATAGTCAACACGAACAAAACGAAAATCGCCCACTCTCTCGGTATGAGACATGACAAACTGATTTATATTCTATTGATAGCACCTATACTCTTACTAACATGCTTATTCctatatatcattatcaaaaaaaaaatgtaa